The following are encoded together in the Mycolicibacterium arabiense genome:
- a CDS encoding cyclopropane mycolic acid synthase family methyltransferase, translated as MSELTPHFEDVQTHYDLSDDFYRLFLDPTQTYSCAYFERDDMTLEEAQKAKIDLSLGKLGLEPGMTLLDVGCGWGGTLLRAVERYDVNVIGLTLSENQFAHVRSAFEASTSSRSMRVLLQGWEQFDEPVDRIVSIGAFEHFGADRWVPFFEMANRVLPDDGVMLLHTITRLMMAEVKRRGIPLTMDVARFTLFIAREIFPGGQLPAIGDVEAHASDVGFAVERVQSLQLHYARTLDLWAAALSSRRDDAIAIQSEEVYERYMRYLTGCADMFRRGYIDVNQFTLRKGTAN; from the coding sequence TTGTCCGAATTGACGCCCCACTTCGAGGACGTGCAGACGCACTACGACCTCTCCGACGACTTCTACCGGCTGTTCCTGGACCCCACGCAGACCTACAGCTGCGCGTACTTCGAGCGCGACGACATGACGCTCGAAGAGGCGCAGAAGGCGAAGATCGACCTGTCGCTGGGCAAGCTCGGACTCGAGCCGGGGATGACGCTGCTCGACGTCGGCTGCGGCTGGGGTGGCACGCTGCTGCGCGCGGTGGAGAGGTACGACGTCAACGTCATCGGGCTGACGCTGTCGGAGAACCAGTTCGCACACGTCCGCTCGGCCTTCGAGGCCTCGACGAGTTCCCGGTCGATGCGCGTGTTGCTGCAGGGTTGGGAGCAGTTCGACGAGCCGGTGGACCGCATCGTGTCGATCGGTGCGTTCGAGCACTTCGGTGCCGACCGGTGGGTGCCGTTCTTCGAGATGGCCAACCGCGTACTGCCCGACGACGGCGTGATGCTGCTGCACACGATCACCCGGCTGATGATGGCCGAGGTGAAGCGACGCGGCATCCCGTTGACGATGGACGTCGCCCGGTTCACGCTGTTCATCGCCAGAGAGATCTTCCCGGGCGGTCAGCTGCCCGCCATCGGGGACGTCGAGGCGCACGCGTCCGACGTCGGTTTCGCGGTCGAACGCGTTCAGTCGCTGCAACTGCACTACGCACGCACGCTGGACCTGTGGGCGGCAGCGCTGTCGTCGCGTCGTGACGACGCGATCGCCATCCAGTCCGAAGAGGTCTACGAGCGGTACATGCGGTACCTCACCGGCTGCGCCGACATGTTCCGGCGGGGCTACATCGACGTCAACCAGTTCACCCTGCGCAAGGGCACGGCGAATTAG
- a CDS encoding cyclopropane mycolic acid synthase family methyltransferase has translation MADTTTGLKDLTPHFEDIQAHYDLSDDFFGVFQDPTRKYSCAYFTGPNVTLSEAQIANVDQHLEQLDLKPGMTLLEVGCGWGLTLLRAMEKYDVNVIGLTLSKNQQAYCSQLLSGVKSERTFDVRLEGWEQFHSPVDRIVSIEAFEHFGFERYDDFFKMCFDVMPDDGRMTVQSSVGYHPDDLQARGKKLTFELARFVKFMITEIFPGGRIPSTKMMVAHGEKAGFVVPEPISLRNHYIKTLGIWAARLEHHKDEAIAAAGVENYERYMKYLTGCQFYFVDEAIDVSLVTYLKPGAAT, from the coding sequence ATGGCAGACACCACGACCGGCCTCAAGGACTTGACTCCTCACTTCGAGGACATCCAGGCTCACTACGACCTGTCGGACGACTTCTTCGGCGTCTTCCAGGACCCCACGCGCAAGTACAGCTGCGCCTACTTCACCGGCCCGAACGTCACGCTCTCCGAGGCTCAGATCGCCAACGTCGATCAGCACCTCGAACAGCTCGACCTGAAGCCAGGCATGACGTTGCTCGAGGTCGGGTGCGGCTGGGGTCTTACCCTGCTGCGCGCGATGGAGAAGTACGACGTCAACGTCATCGGTCTGACGCTGTCGAAGAACCAGCAGGCGTACTGCAGCCAGCTACTCTCCGGCGTGAAGAGCGAGCGGACGTTCGACGTGCGCCTCGAGGGGTGGGAGCAGTTCCACTCCCCCGTCGACCGCATCGTGTCGATCGAGGCCTTCGAGCACTTCGGCTTCGAGCGGTACGACGACTTCTTCAAGATGTGCTTCGACGTCATGCCCGACGACGGCCGGATGACCGTCCAGAGCAGCGTTGGCTACCACCCCGACGACCTGCAGGCACGCGGCAAGAAGCTGACCTTCGAGCTGGCACGCTTCGTGAAGTTCATGATCACCGAGATCTTCCCCGGTGGCCGCATTCCCAGCACCAAGATGATGGTCGCTCACGGCGAGAAGGCCGGTTTCGTTGTGCCGGAACCGATTTCACTGCGCAACCACTACATCAAGACCCTTGGCATCTGGGCCGCGCGGTTGGAGCACCACAAGGACGAGGCAATCGCCGCAGCCGGCGTCGAGAACTACGAGCGGTACATGAAGTATCTCACCGGGTGCCAGTTCTACTTCGTCGACGAGGCCATCGACGTCAGCCTGGTCACCTACCTGAAGCCGGGCGCAGCAACCTAG
- a CDS encoding DUF4012 domain-containing protein — protein sequence MAFAGVLLLVVVVAFGCWLGIKAFDAKSNLEQARLNAQQAKDALLQGNTDEATRRADNAASHAQSARDATHSLPWDVTAAIPWLGTPFRTGQQISDVVLGLTADVLQPSARTGTALSPDRLLQGNRVDVQLLRDQEPTLSELAEASARLDADAQSIGDPGYLSVLEDARTQLQGQTADVASLLENTALASRLAPVMMGADGPRTYFMAFQTNAEARGTGGLLGGFGILRFNDGAPSVDTLATNRELVRASAPVDLGREFADQYGFANPFTDFRNSNLSSHFPYAAQIWKSMWEQESAMGIDGVIALDPIALSYILGAAGSVTMPDGEVVTRDNVVELTESTAYSRFPTDQLARKQYLQDIASEVVKKMTGPIQSPRALLDALGKAVSERRISVWSSSPEEQAMLEETPLAHVIPDDPAPYAEVVLNNLGGNKMDYYLDRGIEYAADGCSGDTRLSTVTIRLTNDTPQQPLPDFVAGAPGIAPEIPIRVPSGTNVASVKLLATKGATLVSALASGQKVPVITSAERGHPSFEVQVAIPPGKSGEISFRLSEPTSPGIPRVPIQPLVDNVIPKVSVPECSS from the coding sequence ATGGCGTTCGCCGGCGTCCTGCTGCTCGTGGTCGTCGTCGCCTTCGGGTGCTGGCTGGGGATCAAAGCATTCGACGCGAAGTCGAACCTCGAGCAGGCCCGCCTCAACGCCCAGCAGGCCAAAGATGCTTTGTTGCAGGGCAATACCGATGAGGCGACACGGCGGGCGGACAACGCCGCATCGCACGCGCAGTCAGCGCGCGATGCCACTCACTCCCTTCCGTGGGACGTCACCGCGGCCATCCCCTGGCTCGGCACACCTTTTAGGACCGGTCAGCAGATTTCCGACGTCGTACTCGGCCTCACCGCCGACGTCCTGCAGCCGTCCGCGCGTACTGGCACTGCGCTGTCGCCCGACCGCCTGCTGCAGGGCAACCGCGTAGACGTACAACTCCTTCGCGACCAGGAACCGACGTTGAGCGAACTCGCCGAGGCATCCGCTCGACTCGATGCCGACGCCCAGTCCATCGGCGACCCGGGTTACCTGTCAGTACTCGAGGATGCCCGGACACAGCTGCAAGGCCAAACGGCGGACGTGGCAAGTCTTCTGGAGAATACCGCCCTCGCCTCACGGTTGGCTCCTGTGATGATGGGTGCAGACGGCCCCCGGACGTACTTCATGGCGTTCCAGACGAACGCCGAAGCGCGCGGCACCGGCGGACTGTTGGGCGGATTCGGGATACTGCGGTTCAACGACGGCGCGCCATCCGTGGACACCCTCGCCACCAATCGCGAACTCGTAAGAGCCTCTGCACCTGTCGATCTCGGGCGCGAGTTCGCCGACCAGTACGGGTTCGCCAACCCCTTCACAGACTTCCGAAACAGCAATCTGAGTTCGCACTTCCCGTATGCAGCACAGATCTGGAAGTCCATGTGGGAGCAAGAGTCCGCGATGGGCATCGATGGAGTCATCGCTCTCGACCCCATCGCCCTGAGCTACATACTCGGTGCCGCAGGATCCGTCACGATGCCAGACGGCGAGGTGGTAACCCGCGACAACGTCGTAGAACTCACCGAGTCGACGGCATATTCGCGTTTCCCAACGGATCAGTTGGCCCGTAAGCAATATCTTCAAGACATCGCGAGCGAAGTCGTCAAGAAGATGACCGGGCCCATTCAGTCGCCACGCGCTCTGCTCGATGCTTTGGGTAAAGCGGTCAGCGAGCGACGCATCTCGGTGTGGAGTTCGTCGCCGGAGGAACAGGCGATGCTCGAGGAAACCCCCCTTGCGCACGTCATCCCCGACGATCCCGCACCATATGCCGAGGTCGTGCTCAACAACCTCGGCGGAAACAAGATGGATTACTACCTCGATCGCGGTATCGAATACGCGGCTGACGGCTGTTCCGGGGACACACGGCTCTCGACGGTCACGATTCGTCTCACCAATGACACGCCGCAGCAGCCACTTCCGGATTTCGTGGCCGGCGCACCCGGTATCGCACCCGAGATACCCATTCGGGTTCCCAGCGGAACCAATGTCGCGTCGGTCAAACTTCTTGCTACCAAGGGTGCCACGCTCGTAAGCGCACTCGCGAGTGGTCAGAAGGTCCCGGTCATCACCAGCGCGGAGCGCGGACATCCGAGCTTCGAGGTGCAGGTGGCCATACCGCCCGGCAAGTCGGGCGAGATCAGTTTCCGCTTGTCCGAACCCACGTCGCCAGGCATTCCGCGCGTTCCAATCCAACCGTTGGTGGACAACGTCATTCCCAAGGTATCGGTACCAGAATGCTCGTCCTGA
- a CDS encoding polysaccharide biosynthesis tyrosine autokinase produces the protein MKIQDFVKMLRSQWITVCVAVTVAVLGAVALTLLTTPLYQASTRLYVSAAGGASVAEMYQGNRLSQERVISYTELIMGETLAQRTIDKLGLDMEAETLRQHVKASAKPDTVLVDVDVLDESPVRARDIANALSDEFVSMVRELETPEDGSRPDARVVVEQRASLPTTPASPNWTLNLLAGLAIGLLAGTGLAILRGSLDNTVKDRESLEEMTGVGLVGSIPLDKERRTEPAISFGSDNSAIAEAFRKLRTNLQFLAVDHPPRVIVVTSSMPSEGKSTTAINIALALAEADHSVVLVDGDMRRPKLNEYLGLVGTVGLSTVLSGRASLSEVLQATKYPGLTVLTSGGTPPNPSELLGSLAAKKVLSELRAKFDFVIVDSSPLLAVTDAAILAAGSDGVLIMARFGQTKRDQLQHAVGNLEDVGARVLGAVFTMTPDRGSSSYSYSYYGDDASSRSRRAATPVESQDDAPTRAPTPELNAAPPKVDPPRQSNGVAVVPQTTSRHGHASAD, from the coding sequence ATGAAGATTCAAGATTTCGTGAAGATGCTTCGATCGCAGTGGATTACGGTATGCGTGGCCGTCACGGTGGCCGTGCTCGGGGCCGTCGCACTGACCCTCCTCACGACTCCCCTCTACCAAGCATCCACGCGGCTCTACGTGTCGGCCGCCGGCGGCGCCTCCGTCGCCGAGATGTACCAAGGGAATCGGCTATCCCAGGAGCGTGTCATCTCATACACCGAACTGATCATGGGCGAAACGCTGGCGCAGCGCACCATCGACAAGCTCGGGCTCGACATGGAAGCTGAGACGCTGCGTCAACACGTCAAAGCGAGTGCCAAACCAGACACGGTTCTCGTCGACGTCGACGTACTCGACGAGTCGCCCGTTCGAGCCCGCGACATCGCCAACGCACTATCCGACGAGTTCGTGTCCATGGTAAGGGAACTCGAGACACCCGAAGACGGCTCGAGACCAGATGCACGGGTCGTCGTCGAGCAACGGGCCTCCCTGCCCACCACCCCAGCATCGCCGAATTGGACCCTGAACCTGCTTGCCGGTCTTGCCATCGGTCTGCTCGCCGGCACCGGCCTTGCGATCCTTCGGGGATCTCTCGACAACACCGTCAAGGACCGGGAGTCCCTCGAGGAGATGACCGGCGTCGGACTGGTCGGCAGCATTCCCCTCGACAAGGAGCGGCGGACCGAGCCGGCCATATCCTTCGGCAGCGACAACTCGGCCATCGCGGAGGCCTTCCGCAAGCTGCGAACGAATCTGCAGTTCCTCGCAGTCGACCATCCGCCGCGTGTCATCGTCGTCACCAGCTCCATGCCGAGCGAGGGAAAGTCGACCACGGCCATCAACATTGCCCTCGCTCTGGCCGAAGCCGACCACAGCGTCGTGCTCGTCGACGGCGACATGCGGCGCCCCAAGTTGAACGAGTACTTGGGGTTGGTGGGAACCGTGGGGTTGAGTACCGTGCTCAGCGGCAGGGCGTCGCTTTCCGAAGTACTGCAAGCGACCAAGTACCCCGGATTGACGGTCCTCACCTCTGGCGGCACGCCGCCGAACCCGAGCGAGCTACTCGGGTCGCTGGCTGCGAAGAAGGTACTCAGTGAACTGCGGGCGAAGTTCGACTTCGTCATAGTCGACTCGTCCCCGCTGCTCGCAGTCACGGATGCCGCAATCCTGGCTGCGGGGTCCGACGGCGTACTGATCATGGCGAGGTTCGGCCAGACGAAGCGCGATCAGCTTCAGCATGCGGTGGGGAACCTCGAGGACGTCGGCGCCCGCGTTCTCGGTGCGGTGTTCACCATGACACCTGATCGGGGCAGCTCGTCATATAGCTATAGCTACTACGGCGACGACGCGTCGTCGCGATCCAGGCGTGCGGCGACGCCCGTTGAGTCGCAGGACGATGCGCCGACACGAGCTCCCACTCCAGAACTCAATGCCGCGCCCCCGAAGGTTGATCCGCCACGGCAGTCAAACGGCGTCGCGGTCGTTCCACAGACGACCAGCAGGCACGGCCATGCGTCAGCCGACTAA
- the gmd gene encoding GDP-mannose 4,6-dehydratase, whose amino-acid sequence MTKRALITGITGQDGSYLAELLLGKGYEVHGVIRRASTFNTSRIDHLYVDPHSPGAKLFLHYGDLSDGVRLVTLLAEIDPDEVYNLAAQSHVRVSFDEPEHTADTTGSGTIRLLEAVRLSGIKTRFYQASSSEMYGATPPPQNENTPFYPRSPYGAAKLYSYWITRNYREAYGLFAANGILFNHESPRRGETFVTRKITRAVAAIKAGKQEYLYMGNLDAVRDWGYAAEYVEGMWRMLQVDEPDDYVLATGEGFTVREFLEIAFGHVGLNWQDHVRFDERYLRATEVDSLIGDASHAREKLGWVPTVHGRELARLMVDADVEALDHVGTSWIDKVLLASWGTAVREAVV is encoded by the coding sequence ATGACGAAGCGAGCTTTGATCACCGGTATCACCGGCCAAGACGGGTCTTACCTGGCGGAACTGTTGCTCGGCAAGGGCTACGAGGTCCACGGCGTCATACGCCGCGCTTCCACGTTCAATACGTCGCGAATCGACCATCTCTACGTCGATCCGCACTCACCCGGCGCCAAGCTCTTCCTTCACTACGGCGACCTGAGCGATGGCGTCCGCTTGGTGACCTTGCTTGCAGAGATCGACCCGGACGAGGTGTACAACCTCGCCGCACAGTCCCACGTCCGGGTGTCATTCGACGAGCCCGAGCACACTGCTGACACGACCGGATCGGGGACGATCCGTCTCCTCGAGGCCGTGCGGTTGTCGGGTATCAAGACCCGCTTCTACCAGGCCTCGTCGTCGGAGATGTATGGAGCGACACCTCCGCCACAGAATGAGAACACACCGTTCTACCCGCGCTCACCGTACGGCGCGGCCAAGTTGTACAGCTACTGGATCACCAGGAACTACCGTGAGGCCTACGGTCTATTCGCAGCCAACGGCATCCTGTTCAATCATGAATCACCCCGTCGCGGCGAGACATTCGTGACCCGCAAGATCACCCGAGCGGTGGCCGCGATCAAGGCCGGTAAGCAGGAGTACCTCTACATGGGGAACCTCGATGCGGTGCGCGACTGGGGATACGCCGCCGAGTACGTAGAGGGCATGTGGCGGATGCTCCAAGTCGACGAACCCGACGACTACGTACTTGCGACCGGCGAGGGTTTCACGGTCCGAGAGTTCCTGGAGATCGCGTTCGGCCACGTCGGTCTGAACTGGCAAGATCACGTCAGATTCGACGAACGATACTTGCGCGCAACCGAAGTCGACTCACTGATCGGCGACGCATCACACGCTCGAGAGAAGCTCGGCTGGGTACCAACGGTTCACGGACGCGAACTGGCCAGGCTCATGGTCGACGCAGACGTCGAGGCACTCGATCACGTCGGCACGTCTTGGATCGACAAGGTCCTGCTCGCGTCGTGGGGAACGGCCGTTCGAGAAGCAGTCGTGTAA
- a CDS encoding GDP-L-fucose synthase family protein, translating to MTFGERFTPRGLDRDATFYVAGHRGMVGSAIVRRLRAAGFENVVGKTSDELDLRNRDAVVDLFSDVKPKYVVLAAARVGGIMANSNHPVNFLSDNLRIQVNVLDAAQAMDVERLLFLGSSCIYPKHAEQPIREDSLLTGHLEPTNDAYAIAKIAGIMHVQAIRRQYGRPWISAMPTNLYGPNDNFSSENSHVLPALIRRYDEAVASGAPSVTNWGSGSPRREFLHVDDLADACLHLLEHYDGPEHVNVGSGTDATIREIAAVVASVVGFTGETKWDSTKPDGTPRKLLDVSKLTASGWTSKIGLRDGLERTVAWYRDHVGALRGRS from the coding sequence ATGACATTCGGCGAGCGGTTCACGCCTCGCGGACTTGACCGAGACGCGACGTTCTACGTCGCCGGGCACCGCGGCATGGTCGGCTCGGCGATCGTGCGACGACTACGGGCCGCGGGGTTCGAGAATGTCGTCGGCAAGACTTCGGACGAGTTGGATCTCAGGAACCGTGACGCGGTCGTCGATCTCTTCAGCGACGTCAAACCGAAGTACGTCGTCCTGGCCGCAGCAAGAGTCGGCGGCATCATGGCCAACAGCAATCACCCGGTGAACTTCCTCAGCGACAACCTACGCATCCAGGTGAACGTGCTCGATGCGGCCCAGGCCATGGACGTCGAACGTCTGCTGTTCCTTGGCTCTTCCTGCATCTATCCGAAACACGCCGAACAGCCGATTCGCGAGGATTCGCTGCTCACCGGGCACCTCGAGCCGACCAATGACGCCTACGCGATTGCGAAGATCGCAGGAATCATGCACGTCCAGGCGATACGGCGACAGTATGGCCGCCCATGGATCTCGGCGATGCCGACGAACCTGTACGGGCCCAACGACAACTTCTCCTCGGAGAATTCGCACGTGCTGCCTGCACTGATACGTCGCTACGACGAGGCCGTTGCATCCGGCGCGCCATCGGTCACTAACTGGGGCAGCGGCTCACCGCGTCGCGAATTCCTGCACGTGGACGATCTCGCAGACGCCTGCCTGCATCTGCTCGAGCACTACGACGGCCCGGAACACGTGAACGTCGGCAGTGGGACGGACGCCACCATAAGGGAGATCGCCGCCGTCGTCGCCTCGGTCGTCGGCTTCACTGGCGAAACGAAGTGGGATTCCACCAAACCCGATGGGACGCCGCGGAAACTGCTCGACGTCTCGAAGTTAACCGCTTCCGGTTGGACGTCCAAGATTGGCTTGCGTGACGGATTGGAGCGCACGGTCGCCTGGTATCGCGACCATGTCGGCGCACTCAGAGGACGTTCGTGA
- a CDS encoding class I SAM-dependent methyltransferase encodes MGISYLGARMMWDAKQRGVCFDEVLTLGHQTLRLFPSEVDYFRNVYRSAVGTAPTVLTENRWNDYVDDFLRRFLGTKTINVLDVSDFEDADTIHDMNAPVPEAWHGRYDVVIDGGSLEHIFDVPTAFANLGNMLKVGGTIFINTPANNMMGHGFYQFSPELMYRIFSDENGFAIRNVLLYEARYPGLDLTKKHTVFKVMDPSEARQRVGLLNKKPVMMMVEAAKIRDVPMFTTPPQQSDYVVMWDGTDVARALHWRERVKQVMRSLPLPVRAPIQGFHQKRVFSLGNKSVYERQRWTPGRRG; translated from the coding sequence GTGGGGATTAGCTATCTCGGGGCCAGAATGATGTGGGACGCAAAGCAGCGCGGTGTCTGCTTCGACGAAGTACTGACCCTCGGCCATCAAACGCTACGGCTCTTCCCGTCCGAGGTGGATTACTTCCGCAACGTCTATCGATCCGCCGTCGGCACGGCGCCTACCGTCCTGACCGAGAACCGTTGGAACGATTACGTCGACGACTTTCTCCGTCGGTTTCTCGGGACCAAGACGATCAACGTGCTCGATGTGTCCGACTTCGAGGATGCCGACACCATCCACGACATGAACGCACCGGTACCGGAGGCATGGCACGGTCGGTACGACGTGGTGATCGACGGAGGTTCGCTCGAGCACATCTTCGACGTCCCAACGGCGTTCGCCAACCTCGGCAACATGCTCAAGGTGGGTGGGACGATCTTCATCAATACGCCGGCCAACAACATGATGGGTCACGGGTTCTACCAGTTCAGTCCTGAGCTGATGTACCGGATCTTCTCAGACGAGAATGGGTTCGCGATCCGCAACGTACTTCTCTACGAGGCTCGCTACCCCGGATTGGATCTGACCAAGAAACACACGGTTTTCAAGGTCATGGATCCGAGCGAGGCCCGCCAAAGGGTCGGCTTACTCAACAAGAAGCCTGTGATGATGATGGTGGAAGCGGCAAAGATTCGCGACGTGCCAATGTTCACGACACCGCCGCAACAGAGCGATTACGTCGTCATGTGGGATGGCACCGACGTGGCAAGGGCGTTGCATTGGCGCGAGAGAGTCAAACAAGTCATGCGCTCCCTCCCCCTTCCGGTTCGCGCTCCCATCCAAGGCTTCCACCAAAAGCGGGTCTTCTCCCTCGGCAACAAGAGCGTCTACGAGAGACAGCGATGGACTCCCGGACGACGCGGCTGA
- the wzy gene encoding O-antigen polysaccharide polymerase Wzy yields MGLAAFIALFFLVPDGATSWVLIANLATFYALFLRAITNPDRLLPRLPSYLTVEVLFFAYSYLIFYYPYQLFVLGATDLRVSRFVSNSFVDGSNKAITLTTIGMLAFTIGHRILGRAGRLGADDADLTEPDRDDGGRRSLFRPLAIASSALLLMLVAIYLLAGWRSAGEGRYTGTTTNALGIEGTSTAVLVLCMMVAALWVYARANALDTPPILVIGLMVTVGWAVRLLLLGDRNSFLLVALVLVGGYFTFVRRASLIVLAGSFGVWMILYYAIEVLRTIPNWYRTGNFMQALEYSQYQQGASGENSFNVTTITLRATVEVVPDGHDFMYGVLKVIQASSAIPFSGKLYLPYLKPEYSNSAEMLTEILLGRRATWGTGTNVISDSYLDFGVLGVVAIMFALGLSARAIRNYVARDPYDPHRVVMYLLALALFAELPRYAIEVPIRFLAWALILSTVIKATAGRLHKRRRPGSSGARPKTSTTTEEFVSRNEQGQRRTPFVVKSAAHEDPGNE; encoded by the coding sequence GTGGGGCTTGCGGCCTTCATCGCGCTGTTCTTCCTCGTCCCCGATGGGGCCACGTCGTGGGTGCTCATCGCGAATCTCGCGACCTTCTACGCGTTGTTCCTCCGCGCAATCACCAACCCGGATCGTCTTCTGCCGCGGTTACCGAGCTACTTGACGGTGGAGGTGCTGTTCTTCGCCTATAGCTACCTCATCTTCTACTACCCCTACCAATTGTTCGTCTTGGGTGCGACGGATCTCAGGGTCAGCAGGTTTGTTTCGAACTCCTTCGTCGACGGTTCGAACAAGGCCATCACACTGACCACTATTGGCATGTTGGCATTCACGATCGGACACAGGATCTTGGGCAGAGCTGGTCGCCTCGGGGCCGATGACGCCGACCTAACGGAGCCCGATCGAGACGACGGGGGCCGGCGGTCGCTTTTCCGCCCCTTGGCCATTGCGTCGAGCGCACTGCTCCTGATGCTCGTCGCGATCTACCTACTTGCCGGATGGCGGTCCGCGGGGGAGGGTCGGTACACCGGAACGACGACCAACGCCTTGGGCATCGAGGGCACCTCAACCGCCGTCCTGGTGCTGTGCATGATGGTCGCGGCACTCTGGGTATACGCAAGGGCGAACGCCCTCGATACGCCGCCCATCCTCGTGATCGGGTTGATGGTGACAGTTGGTTGGGCTGTGCGACTTCTGCTTCTTGGCGACCGCAACTCGTTCCTGCTGGTCGCGTTGGTACTGGTCGGGGGTTACTTCACCTTCGTACGTCGAGCCTCACTGATCGTGCTAGCCGGTTCATTCGGAGTATGGATGATCCTGTACTACGCGATTGAAGTGCTCCGAACCATCCCCAACTGGTACCGCACAGGCAACTTCATGCAGGCACTCGAGTATTCCCAGTACCAACAGGGGGCGTCGGGCGAGAACAGTTTCAACGTCACCACCATCACGCTGCGCGCCACCGTGGAGGTGGTCCCCGACGGTCATGACTTCATGTATGGCGTCTTGAAGGTCATCCAGGCTTCGTCGGCTATTCCGTTCAGCGGCAAGCTTTATCTCCCCTACCTCAAACCGGAGTACTCGAACTCGGCTGAGATGCTCACCGAGATACTGCTGGGCCGCCGCGCCACGTGGGGCACCGGCACCAATGTCATCTCGGACTCCTACCTCGACTTCGGCGTATTGGGCGTGGTGGCAATCATGTTCGCTCTCGGACTGTCGGCGAGGGCGATCCGCAATTACGTGGCCCGTGACCCGTACGACCCCCACCGCGTGGTCATGTACTTGCTCGCACTGGCACTGTTCGCCGAACTTCCCCGCTACGCCATCGAAGTGCCAATCAGATTCCTTGCCTGGGCGTTGATACTCAGCACGGTCATCAAAGCGACTGCAGGACGATTGCACAAACGGCGACGTCCAGGCAGCAGCGGCGCCCGTCCCAAGACATCGACTACGACGGAGGAGTTCGTGTCCAGAAACGAACAGGGCCAGCGGCGCACGCCGTTCGTCGTGAAGTCAGCGGCCCATGAGGATCCGGGAAATGAGTAG
- a CDS encoding class I SAM-dependent methyltransferase — protein MSSAHLMAESCPACGGSQMRVLSEPRPQYVERCSSCGSAFFHFGTAVAVSHSDQYNVEANYQRYLEAANETSCTQRFDETITRLEEMLRGVDRPAVFDIGAGGGDFLAMARDRGFRIHGNEVSQPAIDACRERHGIDLALGDDLRSLAADLPSYDAVTMWCVIAHVDDPDELLRGARMLLRPGGILFFSTPRYCAIDWIALWLRRLTFDRYRRVFDRRINHLHRRQYSRRGMEAMLRRERLMPISVEPAIGYGLHMEEYLRSIGLPSAVAKPIGRVLETGANVGLLPRNILNVYARAMESTETEFEQR, from the coding sequence ATGAGTAGCGCGCACCTGATGGCCGAATCGTGTCCCGCGTGCGGCGGGTCGCAGATGCGGGTGCTCAGCGAGCCCCGTCCACAGTACGTCGAGCGGTGCTCGTCGTGCGGCTCAGCGTTCTTTCACTTTGGCACCGCGGTCGCCGTGAGTCATAGCGACCAGTACAACGTCGAGGCCAACTATCAGCGCTACCTAGAGGCGGCCAACGAGACCTCGTGCACGCAGCGATTCGACGAGACGATCACCCGACTCGAGGAAATGCTCCGCGGCGTGGATCGGCCCGCGGTATTCGACATCGGTGCGGGTGGCGGCGACTTCTTGGCCATGGCAAGAGATCGCGGTTTTCGCATTCACGGGAACGAAGTGTCTCAGCCCGCCATCGACGCTTGCCGCGAACGCCATGGAATCGACCTGGCCTTGGGAGACGACCTCAGGTCATTGGCAGCGGACCTCCCCAGTTACGACGCGGTAACCATGTGGTGCGTCATCGCACACGTCGACGATCCGGACGAGTTGTTGCGCGGGGCGCGAATGCTTCTGCGTCCGGGGGGAATACTGTTCTTCAGTACGCCGAGGTACTGCGCGATCGACTGGATTGCTCTTTGGTTGCGTCGGCTGACATTCGACAGGTATCGCCGGGTCTTCGATCGGCGGATCAACCATCTCCATCGACGCCAATACTCTCGCCGCGGGATGGAGGCCATGTTGCGGCGAGAGCGGTTGATGCCAATCTCCGTCGAACCAGCCATAGGATACGGACTCCACATGGAGGAGTACCTTCGCTCCATCGGTCTCCCGAGCGCAGTCGCGAAGCCGATTGGAAGGGTCCTCGAGACCGGCGCCAACGTTGGGCTGCTGCCCCGAAACATCCTGAATGTCTACGCTCGCGCCATGGAATCGACGGAGACGGAGTTCGAGCAGCGCTGA